Within the bacterium genome, the region AGAAATTTCGCGAAATTGCCTTTTTCGCCGGACGGCCGGCGGTAATCGGAAACGCTGGTGCCTTTGGCTTTTATCGCTTTTGTTAAAATTTTCTTGATTGCCGAATAAAGTATTTTAGTTTCTTTTGCTTTTAGTTTTTGAGTTTCTCTAAGCGGCGAAATTTTCGCTTCAAACAAAATTTCATCGGAATAGATATTGCCGATGCCGGCGATTTTATTCTGGTCTAAAAGAACTTTTTTGATTTTGCCTCTGGATTTTTCGAGAATTTCCCTGAATTTTTCCAAAGTGAATTCCTTACTGAAAGGTTCCGGCCCTAATTTTTGGTAATCCGGATAAGCTTTCAAATCAGGGATGAAAGCTACCTTGGCAAATTTTCTTAAATCCGACAAAGCTAAAATTCCCTTGTCTAAATAAAGAATAAAATGAATATAAGGATTTTTTACCCCGTTAGAAATGCGATTTCTAACGGGGTTTATTTCGGTTCCATATAAAAGCGA harbors:
- the mutM gene encoding DNA-formamidopyrimidine glycosylase, translated to MPELPEVETTVRELRSKIIGRKILKVWTDVEKLFKPDFLTFKRGVTGQTIKQISRRGKNIIIKLGSGKYILVHQKMTGSLLYGTEINPVRNRISNGVKNPYIHFILYLDKGILALSDLRKFAKVAFIPDLKAYPDYQKLGPEPFSKEFTLEKFREILEKSRGKIKKVLLDQNKIAGIGNIYSDEILFEAKISPLRETQKLKAKETKILYSAIKKILTKAIKAKGTSVSDYRRPSGEKGNFAKFL